CGGCTCCTCCGGCGCAATCCTCAGCTACATCATGTGCCGCGCCATGAACCGCTCGTTCATCTCGGTGATTCTTGGCGGATTCGGTTCTGACGGTGGTGCGCCGGCCAAGGACGATGGCGGCCCAGAGGGGGAGTACACCGAGATCTCCGTCGAGGGCGCGGCCGAAGCGCTCGCTACGGCCAGGTCGGTCATCATCACTCCCGGCTACGGCATGGCCGTAGCGAAGGCTCAATACCCGGTAGCGGAGCTCACGTCGCGCCTGCGCGCAGCCGGTGTGACAGTACGCTTCGGCGTGCACCCCGTTGCGGGACGCCTGCCTGGCCACATGAACGTGCTGCTCGCAGAGGCGAGGGTGCCCTACGACATCGTCCTCGAAATGGACGAGATCAACGACGACTTCTCTGACACCGACGTCGTGCTCGTGATTGGCGCCAACGACACCGTCAACCCCGCTGCCAACGACGACCCGTCGTCGCCCATCGCGGGAATGCCAGTGCTCGAGGTGTGGAAGGCCCGCCACGTCATCGTCTTCAAGAGGTCCATGGCGACCGGCTACGCAGGCGTGCAGAACCCGCTGTTCTTCAAGGACAACGCGGACATGCTGTTCGGCGACGCGAAGACTCAGGTGGAGGCCATCGTCGCGGCCCTGCCCGTCGCTCAGAAGGTCTGATCGACGCCTCTCGTTTTCACGGTTGCTCGGGCGGAGTGCCCACGCTGCCTTCACGACCAGTGAGTCGGCGCAAGTACTTCCGATCGTCGTTCGCGTACGCGTAGTACAGGCCAATCAAGACGCCGCCGCCGACGAAGTTTCCCAGCAAGACGATGCCGACTTGGGCGAGGGCCGCGCCGACGTTGAGCCCTCCTTGGAGGCCGACGATGCTGAACAACACTGTGTTGGCTACGGAGTGCTCGAAGCCGACAAACGCGAACACAAACACGCTCACGATCATCACGAATGACTTGGTGACGTCGTCCTTGATGAGGCCGTTGTAGACCAGCAAGATGGCCAGATTGATCATGAAGTTACACAGGATGGCGCGCACAAAGAGGTCGGACCAGCCCGCGAGGCCGCCAGCCACGAACTCCAACTTGTGCTCGACTCCAGCGTCGATCTGGGTGCCGACGGCGCCGTCGCCCAGCGTCGACCCCAACACCAGGATCGCGACGGCGAGGCCGCCCACAAAGTTGCCCCCGTAACACAAGACGAGAATTCGCAGTGACCGCCAGGCGGTGACGCGTCGGTAGTAGCCGCCGATCGACACGATCATCATGTTGGACGTGAGCAACTCTGAGCGGCTGTAGTAGATGAACACGAGGGCAACTCCGAAGACGAGACCGCCCACCATGCGGCCGATGCCCGACCAGTCCTCGCCGCCTGCCTGGTAGAACGCGCTCAAGACCGCGTAGTACGTGAGGTACATGACGCCGATGATGACGCCAGCCATTCCGGCTCTCATCAGGTACACGCGCGCCAGGCCACCGCTCATGGCCGACTTCGTGTCGAGCGCGTCGATCACGGTGGAGATGAAGTGTTTGCCAGGGAACAGCGCGCTCTGATCGGTCATGGGACAACGGTACTCACGTCGAAGTACCAGGGGCTCCGATTTGGTCCTCTTCGGCGTGCTGAGCGCGCAGAAGCGCGGATCGCGGGGTTACCCTCGCCAGGTGAACACACCGGGCGGCGGGGGCCGACACGATGGCGACGGCAGACCAACGGGACCGCGCAGGCCGATGCCGCCGTCCATTCCCCCTAAGGGGCGCCCCACACCGCCTGCTGTTCCGCCGCGCAGGGAGCCCTTGCGCGATCGCGGTAGCGCTGCACCTCAGCGAAGCGGAGGCGCACGACGCCCAGCGCAGGGCGGCGCTGGGGCTCAGCCCCGCCGTTCCCCAGCCGATGGCGTTCCCGTCGTGCGTCGGGCGCCCGGCGGCGCAGACGGGTCGGGCGCCGGCCAGCAGGCTCGCCGCCCAGCGCCGCGCAAGCGCCACCGCATCCGCACGGCGCTGCTGAGCCTCGTAGCGGTCTTCGTGATTGCGCTCGGCTCTCTGTGGTGGTGGGTCGAGGGCAAGATTTCCCATGTGGACGCCCTCAGCGGCGCGCCGGGGACCCCTGGCCAGACCTACTTGATCGTGGGCTCCGACTCGCGCGAGGGTTGGGGAGAAGACGGCACGGTGGGCGCTCGCACCGACACGATAATGCTCGTCCATCAACCCGAGAGCGGGCCGACGGCGATGATCAGTATCCCGCGCGACACCTACGTCGAAATCCCCGGTTACGGGGCGAGCAAGGTCAACGCAGCCTTCGCGTACGGAGGGCCGCAACTGCTCGTGCAGACCGTTGAGCAACTCTCGGGCCTCACGATCGATCGTTACATCGAGGTCGGTTTCCTTGGCGTCACCGGCATTGTCGACGCTGTGGGGGGAGTCGAGCTGTGTTACGACCGCAGCGTCAACGATCCGTACAGCACCTTGGTGTGGGAGGCAGGCTGTCACCAGGCGGACGGTGCGACGGCGCTCGCCTTCTCCCGGATGCGGTACGAAGACCCGCTCGGCGATATCGGGCGCACCGCCCGTCAGCAACAGGTCGTCTCGGCGGTGGCAGAGAGCGTCCTCACCCCGTCCGTGGTGCTCAACCCCACCAAGCTACTTCCCGTGGCGTCGACGGGCCTCGACTCCTTCAGGGTCAACGACGGCACGGGTGCGCTCGATTTGGTCAGGATGGCGAGGGTGGTCAACGCGGCCAGAAGCCCTGACGCCGTGACGGGCACGCCGCCGATCGCGAGTCTCGACCATCGGGTGGAAGGTGCTGGCTCGACGGTGTTGCTCGACCCCAACACGATCGAGGAGTTCTGGCGCACCATCGAGGTAGGCGGCTATCCGCCCGGCACCCAGGTGGGCGGGATCTAGCGAGTTCCTCGCGCGAGGACCCGAGGCAACGTCACAAGGTGGGGTAATCGGGCAGAGAGGCGCTCAGGCCCCAGCGAATTGCGCGTGTCGCGAGGGCGCCCCCCACAGGGCCGACGACGCTGTTGGCGCCACCGCCCACCTGCAGTTCAGTTCGCGCCCAGGCCGGGAGCAGAGCAACGGCGCCCGCCGCCATGAGCGAGTAGGGCACCTTTGCCGCGGCTGGCAACGGCGGCTCGTGGAGCAGAAAGCGGGTCGTGTCGAGCGCCGCGGGCGTGGCCTTGAGTTCCGGCCGATACGACTCGAGGCAATCGGCGAGACCAGCGACGGTCGTGGGCACGTCGGTGGCGCCAAGGGCGCTGGCGACCCGCGCCGCCTGCGCCAGGTACTCGTCGGCGCGCTCTGGGGTCAAGGGCTTTGCACCGTAGCGTTGGTGAGCCGACAGGAATGAGTCGGCCTCGGCCACGTGGACCCACCTCAGCAAGTGAGGGTCGCTCGCGTGATACGGCCTGCCGTCTGGCGCCTTGCCACGTACCCTGTCGTGAATGGTCCGCACGCGCTCGATCATCGCCTCCGCGTCGTCGGCAGCGCCGAACGTCGTCATCGCGATGAAGGTCGAGGTCCGCTCGAGGCGGCCCCACGGATCGCCTCTGTAGCCCGAGTGTCCGGCAACGCCGGCCATGGCGAGCGGGTGGAGGGCCTGCAACAGCAAGGCCCTCAAGCCGCCCACCCACATGGAAGCGTCGCCGTGGACGCGCCGAATGGCGCTGCCCTGCGGAAACCACCGAGGCCCCGGAGTGCCGTGGACGCGTTCCCGCGCGGCATGGCCGTCCTTGCCGGCCACCCTGGCGAACAAGGCCTCGCCCACTCGCGCGCGGGTTCTCGTGAGGGGGTTTGAACTCATTGTCCCAGTATCACCCCGCCGCTTGGCGGGGCCTGCCACATGCTCTAGGACGTCTGGCGAATGGGCCGTGCGCCCCAAATGCGATCCAGGTAGTCCTGGATCGATCGGTCGGAACTGAAGTAACCGGTGCGGGCGACGTTCAGGACGGCCGAGCGGCTCCACGCCTCGTGGTCGAGGTATGCGGCCTCCACACGCGACTGGGCGTCCATGTACGAACGGAAGTCGGCTAGGGCCATGAACCGGTCGCGCTCGGTGAGCGAGGCGAAGATCGACGCGACGGCGCCGCCCTTGTCACCGTTCGTGAACAGCCCCGACGCGATGAGGTCGAGTGCGGCCTTGAGCTCTGGGTCGGACTCGTAGTAGGTGCCAGGGTCGTACCCGCTCGCCTGCAACGCCGCCGCTGCAGGCTCGTCCATGCCGAACAAGAAGAAGTTGTCATCGCCGACGAGCTTGCGAATCTCGACGTTGGCGCCGTCATCGGTTCCCACGGTGAGCGCGCCGTTGAGGGCGAACTTCATGTTGCCCGTACCCGAGGCCTCCTTGCCAGCCAAGGAGATCTGCTCAGAGAGATCAGAGGCAGGAATCAGCTTCTCGGCAAGAGTCACGTTGTAATTGGCAGGGAAGGCTACCTTGAGACGGCCCTTGAGCGAGGCGTCGGCGTTGATGGTGCGACCCACCGCATTGATGAGCTCGATCGTCTCTTTGGCGCGCACGTAACCAGGTGCTGCCTTCGCGCCGAACACGAAGGTGCGCGGGGTGACGCTGTCGAGCGGAACGCGACCGGAGCGAATGCCCTCGTAAAGCGACACGATGTGAAGGAGCTTGAGGCTCTGACGCTTGTATTCGTGCAGGCGCTTCACCATCGCGTCCACCATGGCGTCTCCCGCAATCTCAATGCCATCCCTTGCGGCGAGCACGTCGGCGAAGTGCTGCTTGTTGGCGGCCTTCACCTCGCGGAAGCGGAGCCTGAACTCCGCATCGTCAGCGAGCGGCTCCAACTCACGCAGCCGCTCAAGGTCGGTGATCCAGCCGTCGCCGATCGCCTCGGTGATGAGCGAAGACAGGCGCGGGTTCGACAGTCGCACAAAGCGGCGAGGGGTCACCCCGTTGGTCACGTTCGTGAACTTCTCCGGCCACAGTTGAGCGAAGTCGTGGAGCACCTTTTCCGCCAGGAGTTCAGAGTGGAGCTCGGCGACGCCGTTGACCTTGAACCCCGCGACGGTGGCCAAGTGGGCCATGCGTATGGCGCGCACTGGCTGTTCAGCGATGATCGACATGCGGCGCATGCGCAGGATGTCGTCTGGGTAGCGATCTTCGACCTCTTCCAGGAACTCCTCGTTGATGCGGTAGATGATCTCCAAGTGGCGGGGCAGTAGCTTGCCCAAGAGATCCACTGGCCACACTTCGAGCGCCTCGGGCAAGAGGGTGTGGCACGTGTAGGCGAAGATCTTCTGGCAGACGGCCCAGGCGTCGGCCCATTCCCAGCCGCGCTCATCGATCAGCATGCGCATCATCTCTGGCACCGCAATAACGGGGTGAGTGTCGTTGAGCTGCCAGGTGATGCGGTCCGGCAAACGCTTCAGGTCGAAGTCTTCCGGGAGGACGTTTTCCAGGAAGTCGCGAATGGAGGCGGCGACAAAGAAGTACTGCTGCTGGAGGCGCAGTTCCTTACCTTGAGGCGTGGAGTCTTCCGGGTACAGCACCTTGGAGATGTTCTCGGCAAACGTGCGGGCGCGCACCGCCTCGACGTAGTCGCCCGAGTTGAAGGTCTGGAGATCGAACTCCCTGGTAGCGCGAGCGGACCACAGGCGCAGCGTGTTGACGCGGCCGTTGCGATAGCCAGGCACCATGTAGTTGTACGGCACCGCAGTGACGCGCCAATCAGGCGTCCACGTCCGCGCGCCGTCGGGACCGCCGTCGGCCGGGCCCGTGCTACCGCCAAAGCCCACCTCGACGGAGTTTTCCGGGTGAGGGATCTCCCACGGCGACCCCAACCGCAGCCAGTGGTCGGCCCGTTCTACTTGCTTGCCGTCTTCAAAGGTCTGGCGGAAGATGCCGTACTCGTAGCGAATGCCGTAGCCAATCGAGGGAACGTCAAGGGTCGCGAGTGAGTCGATGAAGCACGCCGCGAGTCGCCCCAGCCCGCCATTGCCGAGACCGGGCTCGATCTCTGCGCTTCGCAATTCGTCGAGGCTGACGCCCAGGTTTGCGAGCGCCTGCGACGCAATCTCCTCGAGGTCGGCCGCCAACATGCTGTTCTCAAGTTGCGGTCCCAGGAGGAACTCGGCGGACAGGTACGCGACCACCTTGGCTTGATCGCGGTACTGGTTCCGCAGGGTCTCGAGCCACTGCGTGGTCAGGTAGTGGCGAACCGTTCGCGAGAGAGCCAAGTACTTGTCGTTGACCGAAGCGCGATCGAGGTCGACGCCTTGGCCGAAGTTGAGCTCACGAAGAAACTCGTGGGTGAAACTCTCCACGGTGTAGATGCGGCCGGAGACGGGGGGATTATTGGCGTTCACACCACAAAACTTAGCGGCTCTCGGGCGACACGAAACCCCATTTCTGGGGATGTTTTCGCGGTTGGTCCAAGTACCTGGGGTGATGCACCGGCACGGTAACGCAAGCGCTTGCATTCGGTCGCGGAGTACTAGCTAAGCCGTGACTCAAGTCCCCTCCGCACGGTGGCCCATTCGCAGTCAAGGATCGAGAAGACGACGGTGTCGCGCACCGTTCCGTCCTTCCAGACCATGTGGTTGCGCAGGACTCCATCCTGCTTCGCGCCGAGGCGCGCAATAGCGGCACGTGACGCGTGGTTGTGCCAGTGGGTGCGCAGCTCGACCGCGATGCAACCGAGGTCGTCAAAGGCCCTGCTCAGCAGGAGCAACTTGGCCGCTGGGTTGACCCCCGTTCGTTGGGCTTCCTTGCCGAGCCACGTGCTGCCGATCTCGAGGCGGCGATGCGTGGGATCCAGGTTCATGAACGTGGTCATGCCCACCGGGCGTCCCGTGGAGCGGGCAACTATCGCCCACGGCGCCATCTCGCCGTTCTTCTGCAGCGTCAGTCGCCTTTCGATCTCCTGTTTCATCTGGTCCGGCGACGGCACGCTCGCGTACCAGGTAGTCCAGAGGTCGCCCACGCTCACGGCCGCGCACAAGTCGTCGTGGTGGTGCAGCGCGAGCGGCTCGAGGCGCACCAGCGGGTTCTCAAGGACAGAGGTGACGGAGAAATCCATGGCAGAACTCTAGGCGCATCGCACCCCAAGAGTCCGCGGGCGGCCGCTACCGACGGGGCGTTGCGTAGATCTGCTCGACGACGTCGGCGAAGTGTTCAATGACCACCTTGCGACGCACCTTCATCGATGCCGAGAACTCGCCTTCAGCCTCCGTCAACTCGCGAGGCAGCACTCGCCACTTGCGGATCGCCTCGGCCTTCGAGACGTGGGCATTCGCCGCAGCGACGAGG
The Demequina sp. TMPB413 DNA segment above includes these coding regions:
- a CDS encoding formate/nitrite transporter family protein; amino-acid sequence: MTDQSALFPGKHFISTVIDALDTKSAMSGGLARVYLMRAGMAGVIIGVMYLTYYAVLSAFYQAGGEDWSGIGRMVGGLVFGVALVFIYYSRSELLTSNMMIVSIGGYYRRVTAWRSLRILVLCYGGNFVGGLAVAILVLGSTLGDGAVGTQIDAGVEHKLEFVAGGLAGWSDLFVRAILCNFMINLAILLVYNGLIKDDVTKSFVMIVSVFVFAFVGFEHSVANTVLFSIVGLQGGLNVGAALAQVGIVLLGNFVGGGVLIGLYYAYANDDRKYLRRLTGREGSVGTPPEQP
- a CDS encoding LCP family protein encodes the protein MRRAPGGADGSGAGQQARRPAPRKRHRIRTALLSLVAVFVIALGSLWWWVEGKISHVDALSGAPGTPGQTYLIVGSDSREGWGEDGTVGARTDTIMLVHQPESGPTAMISIPRDTYVEIPGYGASKVNAAFAYGGPQLLVQTVEQLSGLTIDRYIEVGFLGVTGIVDAVGGVELCYDRSVNDPYSTLVWEAGCHQADGATALAFSRMRYEDPLGDIGRTARQQQVVSAVAESVLTPSVVLNPTKLLPVASTGLDSFRVNDGTGALDLVRMARVVNAARSPDAVTGTPPIASLDHRVEGAGSTVLLDPNTIEEFWRTIEVGGYPPGTQVGGI
- a CDS encoding oxygenase MpaB family protein, with the protein product MSSNPLTRTRARVGEALFARVAGKDGHAARERVHGTPGPRWFPQGSAIRRVHGDASMWVGGLRALLLQALHPLAMAGVAGHSGYRGDPWGRLERTSTFIAMTTFGAADDAEAMIERVRTIHDRVRGKAPDGRPYHASDPHLLRWVHVAEADSFLSAHQRYGAKPLTPERADEYLAQAARVASALGATDVPTTVAGLADCLESYRPELKATPAALDTTRFLLHEPPLPAAAKVPYSLMAAGAVALLPAWARTELQVGGGANSVVGPVGGALATRAIRWGLSASLPDYPTL
- a CDS encoding glycogen/starch/alpha-glucan phosphorylase; protein product: MNANNPPVSGRIYTVESFTHEFLRELNFGQGVDLDRASVNDKYLALSRTVRHYLTTQWLETLRNQYRDQAKVVAYLSAEFLLGPQLENSMLAADLEEIASQALANLGVSLDELRSAEIEPGLGNGGLGRLAACFIDSLATLDVPSIGYGIRYEYGIFRQTFEDGKQVERADHWLRLGSPWEIPHPENSVEVGFGGSTGPADGGPDGARTWTPDWRVTAVPYNYMVPGYRNGRVNTLRLWSARATREFDLQTFNSGDYVEAVRARTFAENISKVLYPEDSTPQGKELRLQQQYFFVAASIRDFLENVLPEDFDLKRLPDRITWQLNDTHPVIAVPEMMRMLIDERGWEWADAWAVCQKIFAYTCHTLLPEALEVWPVDLLGKLLPRHLEIIYRINEEFLEEVEDRYPDDILRMRRMSIIAEQPVRAIRMAHLATVAGFKVNGVAELHSELLAEKVLHDFAQLWPEKFTNVTNGVTPRRFVRLSNPRLSSLITEAIGDGWITDLERLRELEPLADDAEFRLRFREVKAANKQHFADVLAARDGIEIAGDAMVDAMVKRLHEYKRQSLKLLHIVSLYEGIRSGRVPLDSVTPRTFVFGAKAAPGYVRAKETIELINAVGRTINADASLKGRLKVAFPANYNVTLAEKLIPASDLSEQISLAGKEASGTGNMKFALNGALTVGTDDGANVEIRKLVGDDNFFLFGMDEPAAAALQASGYDPGTYYESDPELKAALDLIASGLFTNGDKGGAVASIFASLTERDRFMALADFRSYMDAQSRVEAAYLDHEAWSRSAVLNVARTGYFSSDRSIQDYLDRIWGARPIRQTS
- a CDS encoding GNAT family N-acetyltransferase; protein product: MDFSVTSVLENPLVRLEPLALHHHDDLCAAVSVGDLWTTWYASVPSPDQMKQEIERRLTLQKNGEMAPWAIVARSTGRPVGMTTFMNLDPTHRRLEIGSTWLGKEAQRTGVNPAAKLLLLSRAFDDLGCIAVELRTHWHNHASRAAIARLGAKQDGVLRNHMVWKDGTVRDTVVFSILDCEWATVRRGLESRLS